The bacterium genome segment CACATCCTTTTCCGCCGTTTTGGCTCTTGCCCTTTGGCCTCGCCGCCTCCCGTCCTCTCCTCCGCCGCCCGCCCGCGCGTTGGCTTGACTTTCCGCCCTGCTGACATGCTCTCAGGCCCGATGGGACCCGCGCCCCACGCCGTCAAACGTCTGGTTGACCAGATCGACCAGAACCGCAAGGTCTTCCTGTCCCCTGACTACAAAGAAGAACAACTCCGCGCCACGTTCCCGAACGGCCCAGTCTGTCAATTCGTCAATCGGACTTCGTCGCTCGAACTTGCCCTGACCCCTTCTTCGCCGCGCTCGGTTGAGACATGAGCAACACCCTTGACACGACTTGGGGGATATTAGGGGATATTAGGATATTAGGGGATATTAGGGGGATATTAGGGACAGTCACCGTATTACTGACCGATGTCGCTGTCAAGAAGCGGCGGAGTTTCGCGTATCGTTGAATGGGAGGATTCACACATCGTCCGACACGAAGGCGCTTGCGGCTGACGGCTTGCGGATGTTTGGAAAAGAGCGGGGCACCTCCCATATTTCTGAGCGATGTCAAGGTGCGGCATGACAAGATGGTCTGTCTGGTCGAGGCGAGAATGACAGCCGACGGCTTACAGCTAACAGCTTACGGCTCGGATGTAAATGAGATGCGAACCACAAAGGACTTGCCCACGACCAGGCCGCCGCTGGATGGCTGAGCGCGCTTGACTGCTGCCTGTCTTGCCGGATAATCAAAGAGAAATGATAGGAGAAGCCATGAGTGAAAACGACCTGCTGAGCCGTATTACCGTGAACCCTAAGATATTCGGCGGCAAACCCATCATCCGTGGTCGGCGCTTGGCGGTTGAACATGTACTCGGCATGCTGGCCGCGGGCGATACCATGGAGACCATCCTGAGTGGCTACCCGTGGCTGGTCCGTGAGGATGTGCTCGCCTGTATCGCCTACGCTCACCGTTTGGTTGAGCACGAGCGAGTCGAGCCGATGCTGGCCGAGACCACGGTGTGAGAATTCTGCTCGACGCCTGCGTCTGGGGCGGCGCACGGGCCAAGCTGACATCCGAAGGACACGACGTAGAGTGGATTGGTGATCTGCCTACAGATCCAGGAGATGAAGAGGTCATCGGTCAGGCCTGTGCTGCACGCCGAGTTCTTGTGACTCTGGACAAGGACTTTGGCGAGCTGGCTGTAGTCCGTGGCATGCCGCATTGTGGTATCATCCGCCTGGTTGACGTTGCGGCTTCACGGCAGGCTGAGATATGCCTGCTGGTGCTGAAGCAATACGAGGCAGACTTAGAACGCGGAGCGCTCATAACGGTAAGCAGCGGACGCACCCGAATCCGGCTGCCCTAGAGAACGTCTGGGGGGGGACGACGGCCTCCGATTTCCCGGGGGCATATGAGTTTGGCACGACAACATCGTCTGCCTGGTCGAGACGATTAGGACAGCCGATAGCTTGCGGCCTACGGCTTA includes the following:
- a CDS encoding DUF433 domain-containing protein, with the translated sequence MSENDLLSRITVNPKIFGGKPIIRGRRLAVEHVLGMLAAGDTMETILSGYPWLVREDVLACIAYAHRLVEHERVEPMLAETTV
- a CDS encoding DUF5615 family PIN-like protein, with amino-acid sequence MRILLDACVWGGARAKLTSEGHDVEWIGDLPTDPGDEEVIGQACAARRVLVTLDKDFGELAVVRGMPHCGIIRLVDVAASRQAEICLLVLKQYEADLERGALITVSSGRTRIRLP